One Vallitalea pronyensis genomic region harbors:
- a CDS encoding CaiB/BaiF CoA transferase family protein has product MNETHVNGALKGIKILDFSQLLAGPYGAMMLGDMGAEVIKIERIETGDLYRGMTFGNQYIHGQVSPTFLAWNRNKQSLSMDLKDPQVKEVIYDMVKQSDVIIHNFRPGVMEKLGYGYDVCRQLNKGIIYASNSGFGETGPYAERPGQDLLAQGLSGIMSLIGRKGSPPTPLGTGIADHLAAYHMVYGILTALYYREKTGLGQKVQVNLFASMLAFMNQEMLTIMNTDIQVNKPNSGIGLPFLEAPYGVYACRDGYITIAMNDFTKLVKVLGNDELLKYQTQEALYNNRDTIFHAIEAITSKKSKAHWLKVMLDEDLWVSEVKDIRDVEHDPQVKHMEMMTTYHHEEAGEIKVVGPAVTMSETPADITQPPPMVGEHSVAILKRYGVDEHVIQSMIDRSVVYTSRC; this is encoded by the coding sequence ATGAATGAGACACATGTTAACGGTGCCTTAAAAGGCATAAAAATCCTTGATTTTAGTCAACTCTTAGCTGGTCCCTATGGGGCCATGATGTTAGGGGATATGGGAGCAGAAGTGATAAAAATTGAACGTATAGAAACCGGTGATCTCTATCGAGGTATGACTTTTGGCAACCAATACATCCATGGTCAGGTTTCGCCAACGTTTCTTGCATGGAATCGAAATAAACAATCCCTATCCATGGATTTGAAAGATCCTCAAGTAAAAGAGGTCATCTATGACATGGTAAAACAATCAGATGTCATAATTCATAATTTCAGACCAGGTGTCATGGAAAAACTGGGTTACGGGTATGATGTTTGTCGGCAGTTGAACAAGGGTATTATCTATGCCAGTAATTCGGGTTTTGGTGAAACAGGACCTTATGCGGAGCGGCCAGGTCAAGATTTATTGGCTCAAGGCTTATCAGGTATTATGAGTTTAATTGGCCGAAAAGGTTCGCCGCCAACACCATTAGGAACAGGTATTGCGGATCATCTAGCAGCCTATCATATGGTCTATGGTATTTTAACGGCCTTGTATTATCGTGAAAAAACAGGATTAGGCCAGAAAGTGCAGGTGAATCTATTTGCTTCCATGTTAGCATTTATGAACCAAGAGATGCTGACCATCATGAATACAGATATCCAAGTGAATAAGCCGAATTCAGGTATTGGGTTACCTTTTTTAGAAGCGCCTTATGGTGTTTATGCATGTAGAGATGGCTACATCACCATTGCCATGAATGATTTTACAAAGCTTGTGAAAGTATTAGGCAACGATGAACTCCTTAAGTATCAAACCCAAGAGGCATTATACAACAACAGAGATACCATCTTTCATGCAATTGAAGCCATAACATCAAAAAAATCAAAAGCCCATTGGCTGAAAGTGATGCTTGATGAAGATTTGTGGGTTTCTGAGGTTAAGGATATTCGGGATGTTGAACATGATCCACAAGTGAAACATATGGAGATGATGACCACCTATCACCATGAAGAAGCAGGTGAAATTAAGGTGGTAGGTCCTGCTGTGACCATGAGTGAAACACCAGCTGATATTACACAGCCGCCACCCATGGTTGGTGAGCATAGTGTTGCAATACTTAAGAGGTATGGGGTTGATGAGCATGTGATTCAGTCCATGATTGACCGGTCTGTGGTATATACAAGTAGATGTTAA
- a CDS encoding enoyl-CoA hydratase/isomerase family protein: MEGDIVYQVMEHVGYITISRVHKMNAITKAMAEKLQEVADKVNKDANVRVVVLSGDGEKSFSTGSDIKLLHQYGNPWELRNRQDYCKAIRSIRKPVIAKIKGYALGGGFELVLASDIRVAVEEAKFAASEVKHGWISGSGLIQILARNIGYNKAAKLVLTGAMVDAVEGQRLGFINDVVSLVNIDAFVEDMAKAMTALSPMALQLAKQDLINSQNTPLDMGLQYENDLFAFSFTTEDSREGLQAFQEKRQPNFK; encoded by the coding sequence ATGGAAGGCGATATTGTATATCAGGTAATGGAGCATGTAGGGTATATCACCATAAGCCGTGTTCATAAAATGAATGCCATCACAAAAGCTATGGCTGAGAAGCTGCAAGAGGTAGCAGACAAGGTTAACAAGGATGCCAACGTCAGGGTTGTGGTCTTATCCGGTGATGGTGAAAAGAGTTTTTCAACAGGCAGTGATATCAAGTTGCTTCACCAATACGGGAATCCTTGGGAACTGAGGAACCGTCAAGATTATTGTAAAGCTATTCGTTCCATCAGGAAACCTGTTATTGCAAAGATAAAGGGCTATGCCCTTGGTGGAGGATTCGAGCTTGTATTGGCATCAGACATTCGTGTTGCGGTGGAGGAAGCAAAATTTGCAGCGTCAGAAGTGAAGCACGGCTGGATTTCAGGCAGTGGCCTCATTCAGATTTTAGCCCGCAATATAGGCTATAATAAAGCGGCAAAACTTGTGTTGACAGGTGCAATGGTTGATGCTGTTGAGGGTCAGCGATTAGGTTTTATTAACGATGTGGTCAGTTTGGTAAACATTGATGCCTTTGTAGAGGATATGGCAAAAGCCATGACTGCATTATCCCCCATGGCACTTCAGCTTGCAAAGCAGGATTTAATCAATTCGCAAAATACACCCTTAGACATGGGCTTACAGTATGAAAATGATTTATTTGCTTTCAGTTTCACAACAGAGGACAGTAGAGAAGGTTTACAAGCTTTTCAAGAAAAACGACAACCAAATTTTAAGTAG
- a CDS encoding extracellular solute-binding protein produces the protein MKLKGMTWSHDRGLKPLIKAASAFQKLHSKVDITWDARSLADFELYPLNKLAAAYDFMMIDHPHIGTAYAQKLLLPLDELLPTSFIADQEKNSVGLSHKSYYWKGHQWALAADAAAQFSAYRQDLLDTWDILPPVTWQDVLRLGEYLPDGYVMGIPFVPIHAYSSFFSLCAQLSPEPFWSNGQPLSIDVGVRVLQLLRKLMGVVDQDSYDMDPIQLLDKMAHDDKLVYCPLVYGYSTYSLEGFAKRRIKFNAMPSDTGRPNGSMIGGVGLAISSQCKHPEIAAQFLGFTLSGEFQCHGYVDHFGQPGYRSAWLDEHVNEQAMNFYHDTLTTMDLGSMRPRFDGYIGFQEKAGNMIRGFFMDERKDDEAFIHTLNGLFLDVYTH, from the coding sequence ATGAAATTAAAAGGCATGACTTGGTCTCATGACCGAGGCTTGAAGCCGCTTATAAAAGCAGCTAGCGCATTTCAAAAGCTGCATTCAAAGGTTGACATAACATGGGATGCCCGGTCTTTAGCAGATTTTGAATTGTACCCGCTTAACAAGCTGGCAGCAGCCTATGACTTTATGATGATTGACCATCCACATATTGGTACGGCTTATGCACAGAAGCTATTGCTGCCATTAGATGAACTGCTTCCAACATCATTCATCGCCGACCAAGAAAAAAACAGTGTAGGGCTGAGTCATAAGAGCTATTATTGGAAAGGCCACCAATGGGCTTTGGCAGCAGATGCTGCGGCTCAGTTTAGCGCCTATCGCCAAGACTTACTGGATACATGGGATATCCTGCCACCTGTTACATGGCAAGATGTATTGAGGTTAGGGGAATACCTGCCTGATGGATACGTAATGGGGATACCATTTGTACCCATTCATGCCTATTCAAGCTTTTTTTCGCTATGCGCTCAATTATCACCAGAGCCATTCTGGAGTAATGGTCAACCCCTCAGCATTGATGTCGGTGTCCGTGTACTTCAACTTCTAAGAAAATTGATGGGTGTTGTGGACCAAGATTCTTATGATATGGATCCCATTCAATTACTGGATAAAATGGCACATGACGACAAATTGGTTTATTGTCCCTTGGTCTATGGATACAGTACCTATTCCCTAGAAGGCTTTGCCAAGAGGCGTATTAAGTTTAATGCCATGCCTTCGGATACAGGTAGACCTAATGGGAGCATGATTGGCGGTGTAGGCCTTGCCATTTCATCCCAATGCAAACATCCTGAAATAGCTGCACAATTCCTTGGGTTCACGCTAAGTGGGGAATTCCAATGCCATGGTTATGTGGATCATTTTGGACAGCCTGGTTACAGAAGCGCGTGGTTAGATGAACATGTGAATGAACAAGCCATGAATTTTTATCATGATACGCTAACCACCATGGATCTTGGTTCCATGCGTCCTCGATTTGACGGGTACATAGGCTTTCAGGAAAAAGCAGGAAACATGATTCGAGGGTTCTTTATGGATGAAAGAAAAGATGATGAGGCGTTTATCCATACATTGAATGGGTTATTTTTAGACGTGTATACCCATTAA
- a CDS encoding CaiB/BaiF CoA transferase family protein — translation MMKMLDGLLVLDFSQYLSGPWAAMRLADLGARVIKIESPKGGDGSRRLTLKNILIDGDSSVFHSMNRNKESYIANLKDETDLNKVKKLIEKADIMICNFRPGIMEKLHLGYEQVKQLNPKMIYAAITGYGSEGPWTDKPGQDLLLQSVTGIPYLNGNQQDMPVPVGLAVVDMFTSANTVQAILAAVIHRYQTGKGAFLEMSMIEAALDYQFEVVTTYLNDGGELPVRSSVNNAHPYVAAPYGIYQTKDRYLALSMGSIVQLGELLECEALTAYTDPKSWHTQRDEIKEILVSHLMTRTTKEWLSVLEPADYWCSAVYNMEEILHHEAMTHVDMIQEVKRDNGTCLRTTRCPIRMNGKKLFAEKAAPRLGADTDAINQEFSLI, via the coding sequence ATGATGAAAATGTTAGATGGACTCTTGGTCCTTGATTTTAGTCAATATTTATCTGGCCCATGGGCAGCCATGCGATTAGCAGACCTTGGCGCACGGGTTATTAAAATTGAAAGTCCTAAAGGAGGCGATGGCAGCAGGCGGCTAACCCTTAAAAATATCCTTATTGATGGAGACAGCAGTGTGTTTCACTCCATGAATCGAAATAAAGAAAGTTACATAGCTAATCTGAAAGACGAAACCGATTTGAATAAGGTAAAAAAGCTTATTGAAAAGGCGGATATCATGATTTGTAACTTTCGACCAGGCATCATGGAAAAACTGCATCTGGGTTATGAACAGGTGAAGCAGCTTAACCCTAAGATGATCTATGCTGCTATTACCGGTTATGGCAGTGAAGGACCATGGACTGATAAGCCTGGTCAGGACTTATTATTACAGTCTGTTACAGGCATTCCTTACTTGAATGGTAATCAGCAAGATATGCCAGTTCCTGTAGGGCTGGCTGTTGTTGATATGTTTACAAGTGCTAACACGGTCCAGGCCATACTCGCTGCTGTGATTCACCGCTATCAAACAGGAAAAGGTGCTTTCCTTGAAATGAGTATGATTGAGGCGGCTCTTGATTATCAGTTTGAGGTGGTCACCACCTATCTTAATGATGGTGGTGAACTACCGGTCAGATCATCGGTTAATAATGCTCACCCTTATGTGGCGGCACCTTATGGTATCTATCAGACAAAGGATCGTTATCTTGCCCTTTCTATGGGTTCCATTGTACAGCTGGGTGAACTCCTTGAATGTGAAGCATTGACAGCCTACACAGACCCTAAGTCATGGCACACGCAACGGGATGAGATAAAAGAAATCTTAGTGTCCCATTTGATGACAAGGACCACGAAGGAGTGGCTTAGTGTGTTGGAACCTGCTGATTATTGGTGTTCTGCCGTTTATAACATGGAAGAAATATTGCATCATGAAGCCATGACCCATGTGGATATGATTCAAGAAGTAAAACGAGATAATGGCACATGTCTTAGAACCACACGATGTCCTATTCGCATGAATGGCAAAAAATTATTTGCAGAAAAAGCTGCGCCACGTTTAGGTGCTGATACCGATGCCATTAACCAAGAGTTTAGCTTAATATAG
- a CDS encoding response regulator transcription factor: MIHVLIVSEKTLTRVGISYSIFWEKFGYTIIDQAASLSEALVKIEASKPKLVFVELPFKTEDNTSVIEHLKSYPCQLVILSADIHAFNHAFLHNLGVLDVMSTENFQTDDLIDRLNHYSQTLFTLPEENANLKLDIQKDILNAAKQQFLRKLLCGWNKKNVLSPATLQHYGIQFPYNQFIILMVKLEGMSQTEDIQTLAHFFKHKFINKNVYLCENGLDELVCIYNVDFSRHMNPHDIIHHFKSHVTHLMEVNFQVPFSVYASNAYIGVANIATAYKECFQNYQQAMKPMKNNDSTENIYIKTIKAYIEKHYADDIKADDLAVEVNLTPSYFSTFFKSETGQTYKNYLIDYRLTKARELLTTTTLHVVEIAQLVGYPNENYFSKLFKQKMGMSPTQYRKSPPTNG; encoded by the coding sequence ATGATTCACGTGTTGATTGTTTCTGAAAAAACCTTAACCCGAGTGGGTATCAGCTACTCTATTTTTTGGGAAAAGTTTGGCTATACCATTATTGATCAAGCGGCTTCTCTTTCCGAAGCTTTGGTTAAGATCGAAGCTTCTAAACCCAAATTAGTGTTTGTTGAACTACCTTTTAAAACCGAGGATAATACCTCTGTTATAGAACACTTAAAATCTTACCCTTGTCAGTTGGTTATTTTAAGTGCTGATATCCATGCTTTTAATCATGCTTTCCTCCATAACCTAGGGGTATTGGATGTGATGTCAACGGAAAACTTTCAAACCGATGATCTCATCGACCGCTTGAATCACTACAGTCAGACCCTATTTACCCTTCCTGAAGAAAACGCCAACCTTAAACTCGACATTCAAAAAGACATCCTTAACGCAGCTAAACAGCAGTTCTTAAGAAAACTGTTATGCGGCTGGAATAAAAAAAATGTTTTATCTCCTGCTACCTTACAGCACTATGGGATTCAATTTCCCTATAATCAATTCATTATACTGATGGTTAAATTAGAAGGGATGTCCCAAACGGAGGATATACAAACATTAGCTCATTTTTTTAAACACAAATTTATCAATAAAAATGTCTATCTCTGTGAAAATGGATTAGATGAGTTGGTCTGTATCTATAATGTGGACTTTTCACGTCATATGAACCCACATGATATCATTCATCATTTCAAAAGCCATGTGACCCACTTAATGGAGGTTAACTTTCAAGTACCTTTTTCTGTCTACGCAAGTAATGCCTACATTGGTGTTGCTAATATTGCAACGGCTTATAAAGAATGTTTCCAAAACTATCAACAAGCCATGAAGCCCATGAAGAACAACGATTCTACGGAAAATATTTATATTAAAACCATTAAAGCATACATTGAAAAGCATTATGCTGACGATATAAAAGCTGATGATTTAGCTGTTGAAGTGAATCTAACCCCTTCTTATTTCAGTACATTTTTCAAATCAGAAACGGGACAAACCTATAAGAATTACCTCATTGATTACCGTTTAACCAAAGCCAGAGAATTACTGACAACCACCACACTGCATGTTGTGGAAATAGCACAGCTTGTTGGTTATCCAAATGAAAATTATTTTTCTAAATTATTCAAGCAGAAAATGGGCATGTCCCCAACCCAATACAGAAAATCCCCTCCTACTAATGGGTAG